The Gemmatimonadaceae bacterium DNA segment ACGGCGGGATGATGCAGGTGCGTGCCGGTCAGGGCGCGCACGAGCAGGGGCAAGCGTCCCAGCCGGATGCCGTCGCCGAAGAGCACGGCGTCGAGGCGACCGTCGTCCACTCGCGCGCCGGGTGCGATGCGGAACGTGCCGCCGAACTCCTTGCCATTGGCGATGACGAGCATCAGGCGCCGCGCGGAAGCCGACGCGCCCACTCCGGCGATGCCGCGGACCTGCGCGTCGAGCCCGGCATAGGTGAAGAGCTCACCCAACGCCGCCGCCACATAGACCGCCGGCCCCCGCAGCAACGGAATGCGCTTGGTGGCCTGCAGTACGGCCACATCGAAGCCCATCCCCGCGACGTTGGCGAACCAGGCATCGCCGGCGCGGCCGAGATCGACGCGGCGCTCTTCACCGCCGGAGGCGACCAGCGCGGCCATCGCGTCCACGTCCCGCGCCGACGCGCGGAGGTTCTTGGCGAAGTCGTTCCCCGTGCCTGCCGCGACGAAGGCCATCCGCGCCGGCGAGCCGAGCTTGCCGAGCGCGACGGCGCACTTGCCCCAGGTGCCGTCCCCGCCGGCGACGACAATGGTGTCGATGCCATCATCGAGGGCCTCGTGCACACGGCGCGCTTCGTCCCCCGGCGCAGTCGTCGCGACGAGGTCGGTGATGCCCTGCCGCGCGAAGGCGGCGCGGATGCGCGCGTGCATCCGCGCGCCGCGGCCGCGACCCGAGGCCGGGTTCCAGATGAGCCGCGTGCGCAGGGTCAGCCGGAGCGCAGCTGGTCGGCCAGCGCGCGGGTCTCGGCGTCCGGCGCGGCGTCGAGCTCCTGCCGCATCGAGCGCGCGAAGTCGTCGTAGAGCTTGAGGGCGTCGGCGCGGGCGCCGGCGCGCGCCAGCAGTTGCATCAGCTTGCGCACCACGCGCTCCTCAAAGCGCACGAGCCGGGCCACCTTGCGCACCCACTGCGTGGCCATCGTGAGGTTGGCCTCGCGCTCGAGCTGCTCCACGTAGCGCAGCGCGTGCTGGAGCGCCGTCTGGCGAACGGCCTCACGCTCCTCCTCCAACCACTGCTCGAAGCCCGGGGCGTCAGCGAAGAATCCCGGCAGCAGCGGGCCTGGGTACAGCTCGATCGCGCGCAGGAACTGCCCGGCCTCGCCGGCCGCCTCGAGCGCATCCACGTCGCACCAGACAAGGTCACGGTTGAGGGCCAGCTCTTCATCGCCGCGGCTGAGGATGACCTCGTCGCCGATCGCCTTACGGACCGCGTGCACCGCCTTGCGCAGTGCCGTGCGCGCCGACTCGGTGTCCACCTCGGGCCAAAACAGCGTGGCGATGAGGTCGCGGCGATGGTAGCCGCGCGGCCGCGCCACGGCGAGGTACGCCAGCAGCGCCACGCGCTTCGTCTGCGTGAGCAGCGCGTCCGCCTCCGGATGCCCGACCAGCTTCACCCCGCCGAGGAGGTGAAGCTGGAGCGGACGATCGGGCGAAAACGGGAGCGCCACCAAGGACCTCCGACCGACGGGTGGTTACTGCGCCAGCTGCCGGAGCACGTAGTGCAGGATGCCGCCGTGGCGATAGTAGTTCATTTCTTCCGGCGTGTCGATGCGGCTGCGCACCTGGAAGCTCTTGTCGCCGGCCTTCACCGTCAGCGTCGCCCGCGGGGCCATCGCATCGCTCATCCCCTCGATGCTGATCTCCTCGAAGCCCGTGAGCCCCAGCGACTGGCGCGTCTCACCGTTCACGAATTCCAGCGGGATCACGCCCATCCCGACGAGGTTGGAGCGATGAATGCGCTCGAAGCTCTCGGCGATGACGGCGCGCACGCCGAGCAGCGCGGTGCCCTTGGCCGCCCAGTCGCGCGACGAACCCGTGCCGTACTCCTTGCCGGCGATGATCACCAGCGGCGTACCGGCGGCCTGGTAGGCCATCGACGCGTCATAGAAGCTCGTTGGCTCGGCGTTCGGCGCGGTGCGCGTCCACCAGCCTTCCATCCCCGGCGTGAGGTCGTTCTTGAGGCGGATGTTGGCGAAGGTGCCGCGCATCATCACCTCGTGGTTGCCGCGGCGGGCGCCGTAGGAGTTGAAGTCCTTCTTCTCCACGCCCAGCGACTTGAGCCACTGGCCGGCCGGTGACTTCTCGGCGATCGAGCCGGCGGGCGAGATGTGGTCGGTGGTGATGGAATCGCCGAACATCCCCAGCACGCGGGCCTTGGCGATCGGCTTCACGCCCGGCGCGGTCTTCGACATTCCCTCGAAGTACGGCGGGTGCTTCACATAGGTGGACTTGTCGTCCCAGGCGTAGCGGTTGCCCGTGGGCACCGGAATGGCCTTCCACTCGGTGTCGCCGCCGAAGACGTCACTGTATTCCTTCTCGAACTGCTCGCGCTTCACCGAGCTGAGCACCACGTCTTCGACTTCCTTGGGGCTCGGCCAGATGTCGCGCAGGAACACGGGGCCGTCGCTGCCGATGCCGAGCGGCTCGGTGTCGAGGTCGATGTCCACGCGGCCGGCCAGCGCGTAGGCCACCACCAACGGCGGCGACGCGAGGTAGTTGAAGCGCGTCTGCGGATTCACGCGGCCTTCGAAGTTGCGGTTGCCCGAGAGCACCGCCGCCACCGTGAGCTTGCCGTCGTCGATCGCCTTGCTGATGGCTTCGGGCAGCGGACCCGAGTTGCCGATGCAGGTCGTGCAGCCGTAGCCGACGATCTGGAAGCCCAGCGTGTTGAGCGCGGGCTGCACGCCGGCCTTGGCGAAGTACTCGCGCACCACCTTGGAGCCCGGCGCCAGCGAGGTCTTCACCCAGGGCTTGGTCTTGAGGCCCTTGGCTACGGCCTTCTGCGCGAGCAGGCCGGCGGCGAGCATCACGCTCGGGTTCGAGGTGTTGGTGCAGCTCGTGATCGCCGCGATGACCACCGCGCCGTCCTTGAGCTGGAAGCGTTCACCGCGGTGGTCGCAGTCCATCGCCGCCGCGGTGAGGTCCACCGGCGCGCCCTCGGATACCATCGCTGCTTCGGGCGAGCCTGGCCCCTTGCCGGCGGCGCCCGCCTTCACGGCCGCGGCCGCCGCGACGCGCTCGCGTTCGGCCTTGTAGGCCTCGGCGTAGTTGGCCTTCATCGCCGTGAGCGCGATGCGGTCCTGCGGACGCTTCGGGCCCGCCAGCGACGGTACCACCGTCGCGAGGTCGAGCTCCAGCGTGTCCGTGAACACCGGATCCGGCGTCGCGTCGGTGCGGAAGAGCCCCTGCGCCTTCGTGTACTCCTCCACCAGCTTCACCTGATGCTCGCTGCGGCCCGAGAGACGCAGGTACTTGAGCGTCTCGGCGTCCACCGGGAAGAAGCCCATCGTCGCGCCGTACTCCGGCGCC contains these protein-coding regions:
- the acnA gene encoding aconitate hydratase AcnA, with protein sequence MSAKNSFNSRSTLTVDGQSYIYYKLDAVAGLKGATLATLPFSLRVLLENLLRNEDGGFVKKADIEAMATWNVKAPVDKEIAFRTARVLLQDFTGVPCVVDLAAMRDAIATLGGDPAKINPLQPVDLVIDHSVQVDEYGIEAAELINTKLEYERNGERYQFLRWGGTALRNFRVVPPGTGICHQVNLEYLGQVAFVGEENGKKAVYCDSLVGTDSHTTMINGLGVLGWGVGGIEAEAAMLGQPVSMLIPEVIGFKLVGKLPLGATATDLVLTCTEMLRKKKVVGKFVEYYGQGLSSLSLADRATIANMAPEYGATMGFFPVDAETLKYLRLSGRSEHQVKLVEEYTKAQGLFRTDATPDPVFTDTLELDLATVVPSLAGPKRPQDRIALTAMKANYAEAYKAERERVAAAAAVKAGAAGKGPGSPEAAMVSEGAPVDLTAAAMDCDHRGERFQLKDGAVVIAAITSCTNTSNPSVMLAAGLLAQKAVAKGLKTKPWVKTSLAPGSKVVREYFAKAGVQPALNTLGFQIVGYGCTTCIGNSGPLPEAISKAIDDGKLTVAAVLSGNRNFEGRVNPQTRFNYLASPPLVVAYALAGRVDIDLDTEPLGIGSDGPVFLRDIWPSPKEVEDVVLSSVKREQFEKEYSDVFGGDTEWKAIPVPTGNRYAWDDKSTYVKHPPYFEGMSKTAPGVKPIAKARVLGMFGDSITTDHISPAGSIAEKSPAGQWLKSLGVEKKDFNSYGARRGNHEVMMRGTFANIRLKNDLTPGMEGWWTRTAPNAEPTSFYDASMAYQAAGTPLVIIAGKEYGTGSSRDWAAKGTALLGVRAVIAESFERIHRSNLVGMGVIPLEFVNGETRQSLGLTGFEEISIEGMSDAMAPRATLTVKAGDKSFQVRSRIDTPEEMNYYRHGGILHYVLRQLAQ